The proteins below are encoded in one region of Macrococcus armenti:
- the menE gene encoding o-succinylbenzoate--CoA ligase, which translates to MEWLKECALVAPDKTAIIYNDKSITYLTLYQHALKVAYALHRYDRIALMAENTLDDVYMIHGAMLAGTEVVMINKHLTAAEVMRQMASVKVDALFTTKEMNIDAINTHDFVNDALRAHTSYTPVQNNKDDILSIMFTSGTTGVQKAVPQTYGNHEASARICKETFTYTSESVWLDTLPLFHISGLSILLRAVMNQCTVVLHDGFNASRIINDLKTYNITHLSLVPQTLERLLRHGLESYHLQGILIGGAKLDERILTQSLKRNIPIYTSFGMTETCSQMLTATPDDILIARNSVGRVNHNFKLFDCVNGIGEIGVRGEHVMHGYLYPESANEDAFRDGFFMTGDIGYIQDDYLYILDRRKDLIISGGENIYPSEIEQVILNNTEAHAVAVIPKSDAQWGQVPVCVYEADEDLDKAIINVLYDRLAKYKHPKQFVRTDALIRTSNGKVSRHKVKEWFDEMYRT; encoded by the coding sequence ATGGAGTGGCTGAAGGAATGTGCGTTAGTAGCACCGGATAAGACAGCGATTATTTATAACGACAAGTCAATTACATATTTAACACTCTATCAACATGCATTAAAAGTTGCATATGCGTTACATCGTTATGATCGTATTGCATTAATGGCTGAGAACACATTAGATGATGTGTATATGATTCATGGGGCGATGCTTGCCGGGACTGAGGTTGTAATGATCAATAAGCATCTGACTGCCGCTGAAGTTATGCGTCAGATGGCGTCAGTAAAGGTCGATGCTTTGTTTACGACTAAAGAAATGAATATAGACGCTATAAATACGCATGATTTTGTAAACGATGCGCTACGTGCACATACATCTTATACACCAGTACAGAATAATAAGGATGATATATTATCCATCATGTTCACATCTGGTACGACAGGAGTACAAAAAGCAGTGCCACAAACTTACGGTAACCACGAGGCAAGTGCTAGAATTTGTAAAGAGACGTTTACGTATACGAGTGAGTCCGTATGGCTTGATACATTGCCGCTCTTTCATATTAGTGGCCTCAGCATATTACTGCGCGCTGTAATGAATCAATGTACTGTCGTGCTGCACGATGGATTTAATGCATCACGCATTATAAATGACTTAAAAACATATAATATAACACATCTATCACTCGTCCCTCAGACACTTGAACGATTATTACGTCACGGCCTTGAGTCATACCATCTACAAGGAATTCTTATAGGTGGTGCGAAACTGGACGAACGTATATTAACACAATCCCTTAAACGTAACATCCCAATTTACACGTCGTTTGGAATGACCGAAACATGCTCTCAAATGCTCACAGCAACGCCAGATGATATTCTTATAGCCCGTAATAGTGTCGGACGCGTTAATCATAACTTTAAACTGTTTGACTGTGTGAACGGTATCGGTGAAATAGGCGTACGTGGTGAGCATGTAATGCACGGTTATTTATATCCAGAAAGCGCAAACGAAGATGCATTTCGCGATGGATTCTTTATGACAGGTGATATCGGTTATATACAGGACGACTACTTATATATATTAGACCGCAGAAAAGATTTGATTATATCAGGTGGAGAGAATATATATCCGAGTGAAATTGAACAAGTCATATTAAACAATACAGAAGCTCATGCAGTAGCTGTTATACCAAAAAGTGATGCACAGTGGGGACAAGTACCGGTTTGTGTATATGAAGCGGATGAAGATCTGGATAAGGCGATTATAAATGTTCTATATGACCGTCTTGCGAAATATAAGCATCCGAAACAATTTGTCAGAACAGATGCACTCATACGCACATCAAACGGTAAAGTATCACGTCATAAAGTGAAGGAATGGTTTGATGAAATGTACAGAACTTAA
- the menH gene encoding 2-succinyl-6-hydroxy-2,4-cyclohexadiene-1-carboxylate synthase — protein MLNYKHISHDNDEVLVMLHGFLGNVDTFTPYISNLSQQVDILLIECPGHGETHDLSTTWDFEYISQALIDTIQQFKYNNVYLYGYSMGGRIALYTAIHYPSHIHKLILESSTPGLETDNDKNARIAHDLKQAASMIIDYDAFIKRWEGLPLFQTFRPLCEAAALRQHNTRLNHEPLYVAKALIDYGTGMQPNLWPHLSQLKQPVLLLTGSLDKKFCDIAKRMHTMIANSEHIIIEVGHTIHVENSQIFDTIIVSFIKEENHD, from the coding sequence ATGTTGAATTATAAACATATATCACATGACAACGACGAAGTACTCGTCATGCTGCATGGCTTTCTCGGCAATGTCGATACATTTACACCATATATCTCAAACTTAAGTCAGCAAGTTGACATACTGCTGATTGAATGTCCGGGACATGGAGAGACGCATGATTTAAGCACAACGTGGGACTTTGAATATATAAGTCAGGCATTGATTGATACGATACAGCAGTTTAAGTATAACAACGTCTATTTATATGGCTATTCAATGGGTGGACGTATTGCACTCTATACAGCAATTCACTATCCGTCACACATTCATAAACTAATTTTAGAGTCATCAACACCAGGACTTGAAACTGACAATGACAAAAACGCACGCATCGCACATGATTTAAAACAAGCAGCATCAATGATTATAGACTATGATGCATTCATTAAACGATGGGAAGGTTTGCCGCTTTTTCAGACATTCAGACCATTATGTGAAGCGGCTGCATTAAGACAGCACAATACACGACTTAATCACGAACCATTATATGTAGCAAAAGCATTAATAGACTACGGAACAGGTATGCAGCCAAATTTATGGCCACACTTATCCCAGTTGAAACAGCCAGTACTCCTACTGACCGGGAGTCTCGATAAGAAGTTTTGCGATATCGCAAAGCGCATGCATACAATGATTGCGAACAGTGAACATATAATAATTGAAGTAGGGCATACAATTCATGTGGAGAATTCACAAATTTTTGATACAATAATAGTATCGTTTATCAAGGAGGAAAATCATGACTAG
- the menD gene encoding 2-succinyl-5-enolpyruvyl-6-hydroxy-3-cyclohexene-1-carboxylic-acid synthase, whose product MNDALTTQVFHLVKRLRDYGIEEVVISPGSRSTPLAIACELHERITTYIHPDERSAAFFALGLIKATNKPVAILCTSGTAASNYVPAVTEAYISHLPLVVLTSDRPHELRNVGAPQAINQVNMFQNFVMYERDFPIADGSDGTITFIEHVMQQAHTHFNGPMRGPVHFNIPFREPLMPDVTRTDLLSYTPVPNVMYQKSFNLDIMRPVLNLNRGLIIAGDSQQEDLTQLLVFSTIHNIPIIADPLSQLRDSKHPNVITTGDSAFKALEHIHAGYVIRVGHAVVSKPINTWLAQTDIPQVLVQSRATPDTFPKVPDLYIEMTANDFFRQLADEKPADNKEWLKYWQTMNDLIINQIHQHTQTVTDEGRAIYEIFKQIEDDAVIFLGNSMPIRDCDTFFTQFSGKPFCNRGANGIDGVVSTAMGMAVHKKVTLIIGDISFYHDLNGLIMKKLESLDINIVVFNNNGGGIFSYLPQKENDTYFERLFGTPLNLNFKYAAQLYDFNYYKFNVFDDFKLPDSGANIIEVITDRDENLLAHQQLIRTLKDKLNVEL is encoded by the coding sequence ATGAATGATGCACTAACGACGCAAGTGTTCCATCTTGTGAAGCGCCTGCGTGATTATGGAATTGAAGAAGTTGTAATATCACCTGGCTCACGTTCAACGCCACTTGCGATTGCTTGTGAGTTACATGAACGTATTACAACATACATTCATCCGGATGAACGTAGTGCTGCATTTTTTGCGCTTGGCTTAATTAAAGCGACGAATAAACCGGTTGCGATTTTATGTACGTCCGGGACAGCTGCAAGTAATTACGTGCCTGCTGTCACAGAAGCATATATCAGTCACCTGCCACTCGTCGTATTAACGAGTGATAGACCGCATGAATTACGCAACGTAGGGGCACCACAGGCAATTAATCAAGTGAACATGTTCCAGAATTTCGTGATGTATGAACGTGATTTCCCGATTGCAGATGGTAGTGATGGTACGATTACATTTATTGAACACGTAATGCAGCAGGCGCATACACATTTTAATGGGCCGATGCGTGGCCCTGTTCACTTTAATATCCCGTTTCGCGAACCATTAATGCCGGACGTTACGAGAACAGACTTATTAAGTTATACACCAGTTCCAAACGTCATGTATCAAAAATCATTCAATTTAGATATTATGCGTCCGGTATTAAACTTGAACAGAGGGCTAATTATTGCAGGTGATTCTCAGCAGGAAGATTTAACGCAGTTACTCGTCTTCTCAACGATACATAACATTCCGATCATTGCAGATCCATTGAGTCAGTTGCGTGACAGTAAACACCCGAATGTCATTACGACAGGGGATAGCGCATTTAAAGCATTGGAGCACATTCATGCTGGATACGTCATTCGTGTCGGTCATGCAGTTGTGTCTAAACCAATTAATACGTGGTTAGCACAGACCGATATACCACAAGTGCTTGTACAGTCCCGTGCGACGCCGGATACATTCCCGAAAGTACCGGATTTATATATTGAGATGACGGCGAATGATTTCTTCAGACAGTTAGCAGATGAGAAACCAGCTGACAATAAAGAATGGCTCAAATACTGGCAGACGATGAATGATTTAATCATCAACCAGATTCATCAGCATACGCAAACTGTTACAGATGAAGGTCGAGCGATTTATGAAATCTTCAAACAAATTGAAGACGATGCGGTAATATTTTTAGGGAACAGCATGCCGATACGCGACTGTGATACATTCTTTACGCAATTTAGCGGTAAACCGTTCTGCAATCGTGGTGCAAATGGTATAGATGGCGTTGTAAGTACAGCGATGGGAATGGCCGTTCATAAGAAAGTGACGCTTATTATCGGTGATATTTCGTTCTATCATGATTTAAATGGGCTCATCATGAAGAAGTTAGAAAGCCTCGATATTAATATCGTTGTGTTCAATAACAATGGCGGCGGTATATTCAGCTACTTACCACAAAAAGAAAACGACACGTACTTCGAAAGATTATTCGGTACACCGCTGAACTTAAACTTTAAATATGCAGCGCAGTTATATGACTTTAATTATTATAAGTTTAATGTATTTGATGACTTCAAATTACCGGACAGTGGGGCGAATATTATAGAAGTGATAACAGACCGAGATGAAAACTTATTAGCGCATCAGCAGTTAATACGTACGCTAAAGGATAAACTGAATGTTGAATTATAA
- a CDS encoding isochorismate synthase produces the protein MPEDLVRAIYQYPYEGCTNEVDIFNYFADYKGERYLYINKDKSLKIIGIGIQSLIKRDTIDPDGVEKVYQSFVHNSEVFGDDKLHLKLFGGFYFDEDDSVDFSTFHKSHFIIPKIQIIIEESASWIIFTDASIDKARVIDALMHIKGESVISRAQTVKCEDINLDLFRHNAAHAIAQMKSGAFNKVVLSRKRRIEMDAEIQVEALIDRARLNHEASYLVVMESGSKTFISKTPEQLVMVNGAYLYTNAIAGTMSKSVDDAKAKLLADEKNLIEHKIVVDSIKDDLIPYVCDITMKDHPQILENQFLYHLYTPIKAKLKTGSTLRVTHAMHPTPALGGYPKVQATEYIMQAGERRGLYGAPIGYVDADGNGEFIVAIRSMVIERNEAVLFAGCGIVEDSEVESEVYETEVKFKPMLQMLGVTHNE, from the coding sequence GTGCCAGAAGATTTAGTAAGGGCGATATATCAGTATCCTTATGAAGGATGCACAAATGAAGTGGATATCTTTAATTATTTCGCCGATTATAAAGGGGAACGTTACTTATATATTAATAAAGATAAATCATTGAAAATTATCGGGATTGGCATTCAATCGCTGATTAAACGAGATACGATTGATCCGGATGGTGTTGAAAAGGTGTATCAGTCATTCGTGCATAACAGTGAAGTGTTTGGTGATGATAAACTGCACTTGAAATTGTTCGGTGGTTTTTATTTCGATGAGGATGATAGTGTAGATTTCAGTACATTCCATAAGAGCCATTTCATCATTCCGAAAATACAAATTATAATAGAAGAAAGTGCATCATGGATTATCTTTACGGATGCCTCGATCGATAAAGCGCGTGTGATTGATGCGTTAATGCATATAAAAGGTGAAAGTGTGATAAGCAGAGCGCAAACCGTAAAGTGTGAAGATATCAATCTTGATTTATTCCGACATAATGCCGCACATGCAATTGCACAAATGAAATCCGGTGCATTCAATAAAGTTGTGCTTTCACGTAAACGTCGTATTGAGATGGATGCAGAGATTCAAGTAGAAGCTCTAATTGATAGAGCAAGGCTCAATCATGAAGCAAGTTATTTAGTCGTTATGGAATCAGGCAGTAAGACGTTTATATCTAAAACACCTGAACAGCTCGTTATGGTCAATGGTGCATATTTATATACAAATGCGATTGCAGGTACGATGTCGAAATCTGTAGACGATGCGAAAGCAAAACTTTTGGCAGATGAGAAGAACTTAATTGAGCACAAAATCGTCGTCGATAGTATAAAGGACGATTTGATTCCGTACGTATGTGATATTACGATGAAAGATCATCCTCAAATACTGGAAAATCAATTTCTGTATCATTTATATACACCGATAAAAGCAAAATTAAAGACTGGAAGTACGTTACGTGTAACACACGCGATGCATCCAACACCAGCATTAGGCGGCTATCCGAAAGTGCAGGCAACAGAATATATTATGCAGGCAGGAGAGCGTCGTGGGTTATATGGTGCGCCGATCGGTTATGTTGATGCAGACGGTAATGGCGAATTTATCGTTGCAATACGTTCGATGGTAATTGAACGTAACGAAGCGGTATTGTTTGCCGGTTGCGGTATCGTTGAAGATAGTGAAGTTGAAAGTGAAGTATATGAAACGGAAGTAAAGTTTAAACCGATGTTACAAATGTTAGGAGTGACACATAATGAATGA
- the menB gene encoding 1,4-dihydroxy-2-naphthoyl-CoA synthase, translating into MMTRVWETIKEYNEIKYEYFEGIGKITINRPHVRNAFTPNTVMEMIDAFSRARDDQRIGVIILTGEGDMAFCSGGDQKVRGHGGYVGDDNIPRLNVLDLQRLIRVIPKPVIAMVRGYAIGGGHVLHVVCDLTIAADNARFGQTGPKVGSFDAGYGSGYLARIIGHKKAREIWYLCRQYDAQEALDMGLVNTVVPLAEVEDETVKWCKEILQHSPTALRFLKAAMNADTDGLAGLQQFAGDATLLYYTSDEAKEGRDAFKEKREPNFDQFPKFP; encoded by the coding sequence ATCATGACTAGAGTTTGGGAAACAATTAAAGAATATAACGAAATTAAATACGAATATTTCGAAGGAATCGGTAAGATTACAATTAACCGTCCACACGTACGTAACGCATTTACGCCGAACACAGTAATGGAAATGATCGATGCATTTTCACGCGCACGTGACGATCAAAGAATCGGTGTTATCATCTTAACAGGTGAAGGCGATATGGCATTCTGTTCTGGTGGAGACCAGAAAGTACGTGGCCATGGTGGTTACGTAGGTGATGACAATATTCCACGTCTGAACGTTTTAGATCTTCAACGTTTAATCCGTGTAATTCCTAAACCAGTTATTGCGATGGTACGTGGTTATGCAATTGGTGGCGGACACGTATTACACGTTGTATGTGACTTAACGATTGCTGCAGATAATGCACGTTTCGGTCAAACAGGTCCAAAAGTAGGATCATTTGATGCAGGGTACGGTTCAGGTTACTTAGCACGTATTATCGGACATAAGAAAGCACGTGAAATCTGGTACTTATGCCGTCAGTACGATGCACAGGAAGCACTGGATATGGGACTTGTGAATACAGTCGTACCATTAGCTGAAGTTGAAGATGAAACTGTGAAATGGTGTAAAGAAATCCTACAGCACTCTCCAACTGCATTACGTTTCTTAAAAGCAGCGATGAATGCTGATACTGATGGATTAGCTGGGTTACAGCAGTTCGCAGGAGATGCGACGTTACTTTACTACACAAGTGATGAAGCGAAAGAAGGTCGTGACGCATTCAAAGAGAAACGCGAACCGAACTTTGATCAATTCCCGAAATTCCCATAA
- a CDS encoding 1,4-dihydroxy-2-naphthoate polyprenyltransferase — MSEHLQTHAGFKKYYHLMRPHTLTASFVPVLVGTACARYFTEIRMDLLILMLIACLLIQAATNMFNEYFDYKRGLDDHTSVGIGGAIVRSGMSPKSVYNLAIAFYVIAAIIGIYICANSSWLILLVGLVCMAVGYFYTGGPIPISWTPFGEIFAGFFMGYVIIMITFYIQTGHLHAYPAIASIPISINIGMINMANNIRDRVKDKESGRKTFVILVGKTIAIYTMAALYLLSFLAVFYLVFTKPYGSLFMLLILLSFNLPIKAVRRFLHGNTPIELMPAMKVTGQFNTVFGLLFAIGLYLAGLTAI, encoded by the coding sequence ATGTCGGAACACTTACAGACTCATGCAGGGTTTAAAAAGTACTATCACCTAATGCGTCCACATACACTAACAGCAAGTTTTGTACCGGTACTTGTCGGTACAGCATGTGCGAGATACTTTACTGAAATTCGCATGGATTTACTAATTTTAATGCTTATCGCGTGTTTACTTATTCAAGCTGCGACGAATATGTTCAATGAATATTTCGATTATAAACGTGGCCTTGATGATCATACATCTGTCGGCATCGGTGGTGCAATTGTACGTAGCGGTATGTCTCCGAAATCTGTTTATAACTTAGCAATTGCATTTTACGTTATCGCTGCGATAATCGGTATATATATTTGTGCAAATTCATCATGGCTTATACTGCTTGTTGGTTTAGTATGTATGGCAGTTGGTTACTTCTATACTGGTGGACCTATTCCAATTTCATGGACACCGTTCGGAGAAATATTCGCAGGTTTCTTCATGGGTTATGTCATCATTATGATTACGTTCTACATTCAGACAGGTCACTTACATGCTTATCCTGCAATTGCGAGTATCCCGATTTCCATCAACATCGGAATGATTAATATGGCAAACAATATTCGTGACCGCGTGAAAGATAAAGAAAGCGGCAGAAAAACTTTCGTTATTCTAGTCGGAAAAACAATTGCAATTTATACGATGGCTGCACTTTATTTATTAAGTTTCTTAGCCGTTTTCTATTTAGTATTTACGAAGCCATATGGCTCACTGTTTATGCTATTAATATTACTCAGCTTCAACTTACCAATTAAAGCAGTACGTCGCTTCCTGCATGGTAATACGCCAATCGAACTTATGCCAGCTATGAAAGTGACTGGACAATTCAATACCGTATTCGGTTTACTCTTTGCAATCGGTTTATACCTTGCAGGTTTAACAGCAATATAA
- a CDS encoding PH domain-containing protein — MRDKVSTRKVLTELNYPVRYKRFSKIFKRIKKSERRFFIKLLKVICNDIKNKELIYFASYSQINLNQSGLVILMHDRIVLIHSKPKSKRKLYDVIPYHNVEDVDFEKQEDGMGNLFLKVQREYLSDKSYTIRLINNDDLPQMTQFIRIKISETH; from the coding sequence ATGAGAGACAAAGTTTCAACGAGAAAAGTGTTAACAGAATTAAATTATCCTGTAAGATATAAGCGTTTTTCTAAAATATTTAAAAGAATTAAAAAGTCAGAACGCCGCTTCTTTATTAAGTTATTAAAAGTCATCTGTAATGATATTAAAAATAAAGAATTGATTTACTTTGCTTCTTATAGCCAGATTAACTTAAATCAATCAGGACTAGTCATATTAATGCATGATCGCATTGTACTGATTCATAGTAAACCGAAATCTAAGCGTAAGCTGTATGATGTTATTCCGTATCATAATGTTGAAGATGTGGATTTCGAAAAGCAGGAAGATGGTATGGGTAATTTATTTCTTAAAGTGCAGCGTGAATATTTAAGTGATAAGTCATATACAATTCGCCTGATTAATAACGATGACTTGCCACAGATGACACAATTTATTAGAATTAAAATATCTGAAACGCATTAG
- a CDS encoding YczE/YyaS/YitT family protein, which translates to MYIGQYKMRWMFFVIGLLVMGFGVALTIRGKQFGLGGWDVFHYGLWKQFGLSIGLWSIIVGISIILFTVAVTKTLPKMGVYMNMFLFGMFIDIFNYILPEVHGFWFQLIVYVAGVVILAFGIALYITPQLGAGPRDTFMLLIIDKTGLSLSTARTLMEVIVMFAGWLLGGPVSLGTLFITFMLGPMIQRFMPVTKRLIEIWVKPATHKM; encoded by the coding sequence ATGTATATTGGACAATATAAAATGCGATGGATGTTTTTTGTAATCGGTCTTTTAGTTATGGGGTTTGGTGTTGCATTAACGATTAGAGGAAAGCAATTTGGTTTAGGTGGCTGGGATGTTTTTCATTATGGTTTATGGAAACAGTTTGGCTTATCGATTGGCCTGTGGAGTATTATCGTCGGCATTTCAATAATATTATTTACGGTTGCTGTGACGAAAACATTACCGAAGATGGGTGTTTATATGAACATGTTTTTGTTTGGTATGTTTATTGATATTTTTAATTATATATTACCGGAAGTTCACGGTTTTTGGTTTCAGTTAATCGTTTATGTTGCAGGTGTTGTAATATTAGCGTTCGGTATTGCATTATATATTACACCGCAGCTCGGTGCTGGTCCGAGAGATACGTTTATGCTTCTGATTATTGATAAAACAGGCCTAAGTTTAAGTACAGCAAGGACGTTAATGGAAGTAATCGTTATGTTTGCCGGATGGCTTTTAGGTGGTCCTGTTTCTTTAGGTACGCTATTTATCACATTTATGCTTGGACCGATGATTCAAAGGTTTATGCCTGTAACGAAACGTCTGATAGAAATATGGGTGAAGCCTGCTACGCATAAAATGTAG